A window of Gossypium raimondii isolate GPD5lz chromosome 7, ASM2569854v1, whole genome shotgun sequence genomic DNA:
GCTCATATTTTCCTGGTGGATGGAGGCCCTCCTATTCCATGAACCCTTCGAGGCTCTTTTCGGAGTCAAGAGACCAAACCCGAGCATAAACACTCCACGCCCAATATCATCTCTTTTGAGGGATACATCAGCTCCCTATGAACACACTTGGCAAACTTTTTTCAGAGCAAGCCCGACCTCCCCCACAACAGTGCTGTAATTATATCGAACtcgtttgtttttttttcagtgTTTTATGTGACAGATAATGAAGGGAAGAAAATTACAGATGAAGAGACACTTGGTTATATACAAAAAGTAAGCGTAAATTGGTGGGATTCcatgtatgatattaatatcATTACGATACCTTttaaaccattttcatttgttaaattctACAGACACTTGAAACCGAAATATATATCTTAAATTCAATGAAGAGCTCAGCTAGTTTAATCCCTTCCAAAGACCATACCAGTACTACAATAGAACTAACCGGCAATGATAGGCCCGGTCTTCTCTCCGAATTATCCGCGGTTTTAGCTGATATGGGATGCAATGTAATAAACGCCGAGATATGGACACACAACGCTCGAGCCGCCACCGTTATCCATATCACCGACCGGTCAACAGGTCACGCGATCGAAGACCCGGACCGGCTTTCAACAATCAAGGAACTACTGTTCAATGTAATGAAAGGGGACAGTGATTTTAAGACACCAAGTGCAAGAATGTTTGTTTCAACATCAAGAGAAACTCATACAGATCGAAGATTGCATCAAATGTTGTTAGCAGACAGAGATTTTGAGAGACACAATGACAAATTTTCGATGGAACCACATGTAACTGTGTTGGATTGTAGTGATAGGGATTATACAGTTGTGACCATAAGATGCTTGGATCGACCAAAGCTATTGTTTGATACTGTTTGTTGTTTAACGGATATGGAATATGTTGTGTTCCATGGAACTGTCATTACAGGGAGACTGGAAGCTTATCAGGTTTGTAAATTATTACAAGgaatttcaaatgtttttttaatgaaatttaaagtgGGTTTTTATTGTAAaacctcttctttctttttgtaggaatATTATATCAGACATGTTGATGGGTTCCCTATAAGTTCAGAAGCTGAACAACAAAGAGTTATGGAATGTCTTGAAGCTGCCATTGAAAGGAGAACCACACAGGTTGGTTACcttcaaactcttttttttttttcttataaaaagaaaaattgttgtTAGTGGCTATAATTGtatagaatttgagatttaatccttCTATCAtcctactttttcaatttaaaaatcctaGTCTGCCATCGTAAGCGATAGTTTTTGTCAATATTTATTAACTTATCATGTTTATTTCCTGTCAATCATATGTCAGGGTCATATGGGGATTGAAGAcatcttaatcaaaattttaatttgataatttttgacaaaaaaatttacaattttaatgactggattgaaatttttaaataaaagaaaaaagagtaagacttgatttttatctttttaagtATAAGAACTAATAgcatagtttaaattttttttttaacctttcGTTCTTCCCAACAATGTACTCTACAAGGTCTGAACTTATGTTAAGTGCATAGTGGTGAAGTTAAAAGGGTGGCTAGAGGCTTTGGCCCCCTTTggttaaatgagaaaaaaaaatctatttagcCCCTCCTCaacttaaattattcaaattaagcCTTTTAGCActtgaataaatgaaatatttacattttcagCTCCTCCAAAATCTCCAAATCATgtaatttaagcattttaacaCAAAACTTTTAATTAACTCCCAAATAAAATTTCCGCCTTCGCCTCCAATGTAGCTTAGCAATCCACAGttcaaaatcttgttttaaagctcttcataaaaaatttaaaaaaaaaccttggtCAAATTGCAGTTTGAGTCCTTGTACTATACTCAAGTTGGGTTTATTGTGCATACAGGGTGTGGAATTGGAAGTGATAACAGAGGATCGGTTTGGGGTACTATCAGAAATCACAAGAATAATTCGTGAAAATGGATTAAGCATTAAAAGAGCAGAAATAAGGAGGAATGGTGGAAAAGCAAAAGACAGGTTCATAGTAAGTGATGCGATGGGAAATGGGGTGGTTGATCCCAAAACCATGGAAATGGTCCAAAAAGAAATAGGAGGATTTGGAGAAGAAGAAGGTTGTGGTGTGAAGGTTGAAGGGAATAATTCCTCCCTTTTATTATCTACGAAACTTCCCAAAGAAAAACACGAGACAAGGACAAGTTTCTCATTTGGGAACTTGTTTAAAGGAAGAAGTTTCCATAACTTCAATAAACTCATCAAATCTTgttcttaatttattataatattaatctGTCTTTGTTCCCTACTGGTTTTTGGAGGGGAATTATAGCTTATTGCTTGTGTGTTTCCCATGTACATGTATAGGTTTGGTTTTGTATGTAAATTAATTGTACATAATTGTTTCAATGAAACTTTGGAGGATTTAAACTTAGATTCTAGATAAGTCCTTATCATATCAGCAATGACTCCATGCAATAATAAAATGTCTCTCAGCTCAACTTTCTCTAATCTCACCCTTGACCATTGCAACTCACTTCCATCCTTGATTTCATGAACTTGAC
This region includes:
- the LOC105785942 gene encoding ACT domain-containing protein ACR4, whose product is MDDEFAKLIRRINPPRVIVDNGACGHATFIQVDSVNKHEILLEIVQVLSDLNLNVTKAYISSDAGWFMDVFYVTDNEGKKITDEETLGYIQKTLETEIYILNSMKSSASLIPSKDHTSTTIELTGNDRPGLLSELSAVLADMGCNVINAEIWTHNARAATVIHITDRSTGHAIEDPDRLSTIKELLFNVMKGDSDFKTPSARMFVSTSRETHTDRRLHQMLLADRDFERHNDKFSMEPHVTVLDCSDRDYTVVTIRCLDRPKLLFDTVCCLTDMEYVVFHGTVITGRLEAYQEYYIRHVDGFPISSEAEQQRVMECLEAAIERRTTQGVELEVITEDRFGVLSEITRIIRENGLSIKRAEIRRNGGKAKDRFIVSDAMGNGVVDPKTMEMVQKEIGGFGEEEGCGVKVEGNNSSLLLSTKLPKEKHETRTSFSFGNLFKGRSFHNFNKLIKSCS